Genomic segment of Deltaproteobacteria bacterium:
ATAAAAAACACTAAAGCTTGGATCGTAAATATATAAGGGAACGACGTAATTTGGTATTTCTATTGATTGGTTGTTGTCAGCAAAGGTCAGATAATCAATTGAAGCGTCAACCGCTTGTAAGACAATGCTAAAACTAGCTGTATTTTTTGGGATGGTGAAAGCAACATCATCACCGACAGTGTGAGTACCTAAATTCTGCACTCTACTTATTGGCAGCGAACTTTGTTTTATTGGCAATCTGCAACTATTAGGTTCACTAGTCGGTCCTGCAATGTTAGTGGCAGCTTTTATGGTAGGTGCTGGAAAATTTTTGCAAGCAGAAGTAAGATAGTTATCCTCAGTTTCATTATTATCTTTACCACATGCAGCAAGTGAAAGCATAATGCTCAAACATAAGCAGCAATATTTCATGGTTTCCTCATAAATGAGTATGACAGCAATTTACCAACATACTCTATATTTACCTACTTTTCTTTAGTAAGGGTTAAATGAATCACCTATTTTTTACTATTAATACCCTTGGCCACATAAAACATATGTGGCATATCCTTAACACATTTAAAATTCTTGGAGGAATTACATGCGCCGGTTTTTTTTCTTGGCATTAGTTAGTTTATTAGCGGCATGCAGCAAAAGTGAAACAACTACGGCTAATACGAAATCGTCTGATGATACTGACTCAACTACGGCGGTGGCGTCAAAACCTGCTGAAGAACCAATAGTTGAGGGACAAGCTGCGTATCTTTTGCAATCATCCTCGTTACTCAAGCAAGCAACTAATGATCGCAAAATTGAAAATCCTGAGACTCACAAAAAAGAAAATAACTGGAAAGCATCGCTTTATCGTGGTGAAGAAGTGAAGCTTTTAAAAAAAGACGGTGAATGGACTCAGGTTAAAGCTTCTGATGGTACTGATGGGTGGATAAAATCTAAAGCCTTATTGATCGCTGAAGGGGTATCCATGGCCACAGTATTAGAAGAAGTAAAGACGTTTAATCGGCCGGATTTTCTTGCTCCTAGCAAAACCGTTATAGCTCCTGGATCGCTGCTTTATATTATTAAAAAGAGCAATGATGATACTTTTAGTGAGGTCAATTATTCTTATACGCGTACCGTATGGGTTGAAACTAGCAAGCTTGAAACCGATAGCCGCGAGATTGCTGCTGCACGTGTAGTTAGTCGAGCGATTTCTTTGGCCGAACGTAAAGATGATAGCGCTGCCCAGTATTGGGATTTAGCTAAAAGCCAATTTGGTGACACTAAAGTAGTTCAAAAAGCATTAGCTTCTTCTGCTGCGGGTGAAGCTCCAGCTGCTGGGTCTTCTGCTGGACCAGAAACCGAAGGTGCTGGTGACTGATTAGCATTTTCAATTTTAGGCTGAGCTAGTGGTTGGGTATCTGCGCTATTTTTTTGCCGTTTAGGCGCAATTGTATACGCGGTTAAACGATCACGCACCCACGAGAAATTTTGCATACGATGGTTAATCGCTTGTAGACGTCTGTACCAAGCTGCGGTGCGTGTATGGGGATTATGTTTCTTAGGCGAAGGGATACTTGCAGCTAATTCGGCGGCTTGCTGATAATTTAATTGGGAAGCATGTAGACCAAAATAATGCTGCGCTGCAGCTTCGACACCATAGATGCCTTCCCCCAATTCGATAATATTTAAATAAAGCTCAAGGATTCGACGTTTGCTTAAAACAATTTCAAGCCAGAAAGCATAGCGAACTTCGCGTAGTTTACGCCACCAGGATCGATCATGTGAAAGGTAAAGGTTTTTTGCTAACTGTTGAGTTATAGTCGAAGCACCACGAAGCTTTTTGCCTTTAATCAACCATTCTTTTAATGCTTCGCGAATGGCAGCAAAATCAAAAGCCCCATGGCCCAAATAATCAACATCTTCACCCATAATGGCAGTGAAAGCCAAAGCAGTGGCAATTGCTTTTAACGGCTTATAATGATGACGTATACGCAATTTTGGATGTTTTTCTTTAGTTTGCTGTAAGATTGCCCATGATTTTGGGGCACTATGTGCATAACGGTAAATATCTATTGGTGGTAGGACTAGCCAGAGAAAAAATGTTATAACGCATGCAATTATTGCAATCGTTAAATAATTTTTTTTCTTATATATTGAAACGAACATGGTTAAACGCTGCCAACAATGTTAAATCCTAATAGACGCGCAGTTTGGGCTTGGCGAATATCATAGGTAAGAAAACGTAAAGAATCTTTGCCAACTCGTATTGCTGCTGCCAGATGCAGAGCATCAAGTGACCGTGCTAGTGTAGCTTCGGCAATTTCAGCGGCAATTTCGCAAGTAAGTTCATCTAATTCGATTACATTAATATTCTGCCAATCGGTTGTGAATTGCTCATGCGCTTGAGCTAATGCTTCACCTTCTAATAAGCGTGACAGATTGCGGCGGATCTCAACACTGGTGTGCCTAGCGCTAATCCAAATAGGTTCAGCTAAAAGATATTGCTCACAAATATCACTATCAGGCTCGGCAATATAGCGTTTTAAAAGAGCACTAGTATCAACATAAAGGGGCATATTTAATAGTTACTCCCCTCGGTCATCTAGCAATGCTGCTTGTGTAGATAATTTTGGTTTAGTACGAATGGCAGAACGATGTGGGCCACCTTGAGCAGGGCGAATCCATTTTTGTGCAATACCCTTATCAAGATTTAAACGCCCAGGAATTGGGCCAAGTAAGGCGATGGATTCCCCTCGATCAGTGACCAAGATCAATTCACCATTGGCAGCCCTTTTTAGGTATTTTGATAGATTTGCCTTGAGGGCTCGTATACCAATACGCATGTAGTCACAATAACAAAATAATGTGGTCACATCAATATAAAAATATTGCATGATGTACAAATAGTCTATTGATCTTGCGAGCAGACTCAGGGTGTGCAATTCGTGCAGTTAAGTTTGGTTTTGATAGCACTTATCAAGATAGAAAAACTTCGGATCAGGAGATTGAAGTTATGTTCGTTGCAATGAAACCCAATGCCACTCAAGAGGAATTCGAAGCGGTAATGCAGAAAATTCGAAGTCTTGGCCTCACGCCACAACCAATTTCTGGGGTTGAGCGTCGAGTGGTTGCTGTTATTGGTAATACTTCTGGGCATGACCCTGAAGAATTTGCTGATATGTCAGGGGTAGCTGAGGCCTTACGTATTACTCAGCCGTTTAAGATGGTATCGCGCGAAATTCGCGAAGAAGACACAATTATTGATGTTGATGGTCAAAAAATAGGTGGCAAAAACGTTATAGTGATGGCCGGACCATGCTCGGTTGAATCAGAAGAGCAGATTTTAGAGGCTGCGTATGCAGTAAAAGCAGCAGGGGCTACTTTTTTACGTGGTGGCGCTTATAAACCACGAACTAGTCCCTATGAGTTTCAGGGCTTACGTGAAGAGGGCCTTAAATTATTAGCCAAGGCTCGTGAGGCTACCGGTTTAAAGATAGTTACCGAAATTAAAGATACCGAAACAGTCCCTTTGGTTGCGGATTATGCCGATGTTTTACAAGTTGGTGCGCGTAATATGCAAAATTATTCGCTCCTCGAGCGTTTGGGAACACTTAATAAGCCGATCTTACTCAAACGTGGCTTATCGGCTACTATCAAAGAATGGCTGATGGCGGCTGAATATATTGTAGCTAAAGGCAACCATAATGTAGCTTTTTGTGAACGCGGCATACGTACCTTTGAAACCATGACCCGCAATACGCTAGATATTAACGCTGTACCGTTGCTTAAGTCATTATCACATCTTCCAGTTATTGTTGATCCATCTCATGGTATAGGTTTGCGTCAACATGTTGCTGCTATTGC
This window contains:
- the mtgA gene encoding monofunctional biosynthetic peptidoglycan transglycosylase → MFVSIYKKKNYLTIAIIACVITFFLWLVLPPIDIYRYAHSAPKSWAILQQTKEKHPKLRIRHHYKPLKAIATALAFTAIMGEDVDYLGHGAFDFAAIREALKEWLIKGKKLRGASTITQQLAKNLYLSHDRSWWRKLREVRYAFWLEIVLSKRRILELYLNIIELGEGIYGVEAAAQHYFGLHASQLNYQQAAELAASIPSPKKHNPHTRTAAWYRRLQAINHRMQNFSWVRDRLTAYTIAPKRQKNSADTQPLAQPKIENANQSPAPSVSGPAEDPAAGASPAAEEANAF
- a CDS encoding SH3 domain-containing protein, whose translation is MRRFFFLALVSLLAACSKSETTTANTKSSDDTDSTTAVASKPAEEPIVEGQAAYLLQSSSLLKQATNDRKIENPETHKKENNWKASLYRGEEVKLLKKDGEWTQVKASDGTDGWIKSKALLIAEGVSMATVLEEVKTFNRPDFLAPSKTVIAPGSLLYIIKKSNDDTFSEVNYSYTRTVWVETSKLETDSREIAAARVVSRAISLAERKDDSAAQYWDLAKSQFGDTKVVQKALASSAAGEAPAAGSSAGPETEGAGD
- the aroF gene encoding 3-deoxy-7-phosphoheptulonate synthase, with the translated sequence MFVAMKPNATQEEFEAVMQKIRSLGLTPQPISGVERRVVAVIGNTSGHDPEEFADMSGVAEALRITQPFKMVSREIREEDTIIDVDGQKIGGKNVIVMAGPCSVESEEQILEAAYAVKAAGATFLRGGAYKPRTSPYEFQGLREEGLKLLAKAREATGLKIVTEIKDTETVPLVADYADVLQVGARNMQNYSLLERLGTLNKPILLKRGLSATIKEWLMAAEYIVAKGNHNVAFCERGIRTFETMTRNTLDINAVPLLKSLSHLPVIVDPSHGIGLRQHVAAIARAGVAAGADGLIVEVHPHPEVALSDGHQSLRPHEFQDLMKQTRDIAIAIGRTLS
- a CDS encoding type II toxin-antitoxin system VapC family toxin, giving the protein MPLYVDTSALLKRYIAEPDSDICEQYLLAEPIWISARHTSVEIRRNLSRLLEGEALAQAHEQFTTDWQNINVIELDELTCEIAAEIAEATLARSLDALHLAAAIRVGKDSLRFLTYDIRQAQTARLLGFNIVGSV
- a CDS encoding type II toxin-antitoxin system prevent-host-death family antitoxin; translated protein: MRIGIRALKANLSKYLKRAANGELILVTDRGESIALLGPIPGRLNLDKGIAQKWIRPAQGGPHRSAIRTKPKLSTQAALLDDRGE